The Haloarchaeobius amylolyticus genome window below encodes:
- the trpE gene encoding anthranilate synthase component I, with amino-acid sequence MSDEAESSATEPTLAPDRETFVQLVEDATEPDRPAVVRVEATLDLDETTTPLGAYAALSGATDSDHAFLLESAEKTASSDPAGAFSAGTDADRHARYSFVGYDPAAVVTVGPEGASVEVCDDRYKGLVDPVEGDTLDTLRSAMPDATPVGFPETGRQHLDGGLVGFLCYDAVYDLFLDEVGVDRPDSRFPDAEFVLATKTLVFDHHADELSLVFTPVVRDGEDAGAVYDVLVGEAARVEALLSDAADPEPGGFVRESETAGSQEDYEDAVARTKEHVLDGDIYQGVISRTRELVGDCDPMGLYAALREVNPSPYMYLLQHGDFHVVGASPETLVSVSGQRVVSNPIAGTCPRGDSPVEDRRLAGEMLADEKERAEHTMLVDLARNDVRRVSEPGSVRVEEFMNVLKYSHVQHIESTVTGTMAAEYDAFDATRAAFPAGTLTGAPKIRAMEIIDDLEDEPRGLYGGGVGYYSWTGDADVAIVIRTATVEKGAVAGGSDRVTVRAGAGIVADSDPTSEYEETEKKMDGVLEALRRVEQQAAAPSQEVSR; translated from the coding sequence ATGAGCGACGAGGCAGAATCGTCGGCGACCGAGCCGACGCTGGCACCCGACCGGGAGACGTTCGTCCAGCTCGTCGAGGACGCGACCGAACCGGACCGCCCCGCCGTGGTCCGCGTCGAGGCCACGCTCGACCTCGACGAGACGACGACGCCGCTGGGCGCGTACGCCGCGCTCTCCGGTGCGACCGACTCCGACCACGCCTTCCTGCTGGAGAGTGCGGAGAAGACCGCCTCCAGCGACCCGGCCGGGGCCTTCAGCGCCGGTACCGACGCCGACCGCCACGCGCGGTACTCCTTCGTCGGCTACGACCCCGCCGCGGTCGTCACGGTCGGCCCCGAGGGGGCGTCGGTCGAGGTCTGTGACGACCGGTACAAGGGGCTGGTCGACCCGGTGGAGGGCGACACCCTCGACACGCTCCGGTCGGCCATGCCCGACGCGACCCCGGTGGGCTTCCCCGAGACGGGCCGCCAGCACCTCGACGGCGGGCTGGTCGGGTTCCTCTGCTACGACGCGGTGTACGACCTGTTCCTCGACGAGGTCGGCGTCGACCGGCCCGACTCGCGGTTCCCCGACGCCGAGTTCGTGCTGGCGACGAAGACGCTGGTCTTCGACCACCACGCCGACGAACTCTCGCTCGTGTTCACCCCGGTCGTCCGCGACGGCGAGGACGCCGGTGCGGTGTACGACGTGCTCGTCGGCGAGGCCGCCCGCGTCGAGGCCCTGCTCTCGGACGCGGCCGACCCCGAGCCCGGTGGCTTCGTCCGCGAGTCCGAGACGGCCGGCTCGCAAGAGGACTACGAGGACGCGGTCGCCCGGACCAAGGAGCACGTCCTCGACGGCGACATCTACCAGGGCGTCATCTCGCGGACCCGCGAACTCGTCGGCGACTGCGACCCGATGGGCCTGTACGCGGCCCTGCGCGAGGTCAACCCCTCGCCGTACATGTACCTGCTCCAGCACGGCGACTTCCACGTCGTCGGCGCGAGCCCCGAGACGCTCGTCTCCGTCAGCGGCCAGCGCGTCGTCTCGAACCCCATCGCGGGGACCTGCCCTCGCGGGGACAGCCCCGTCGAAGACCGCCGGCTGGCCGGCGAGATGCTCGCCGACGAGAAGGAGCGCGCCGAGCACACCATGCTGGTCGACCTCGCGCGCAACGACGTGCGCCGGGTGTCCGAGCCGGGCAGCGTCCGCGTCGAGGAGTTCATGAACGTCCTCAAGTACAGCCACGTCCAGCACATCGAGTCGACCGTCACCGGCACCATGGCCGCCGAGTACGACGCCTTCGACGCGACCCGCGCCGCCTTCCCGGCCGGGACGCTCACCGGCGCCCCGAAGATCCGCGCCATGGAGATCATCGACGACCTGGAGGACGAGCCCCGGGGCCTCTACGGCGGCGGAGTCGGCTACTACTCCTGGACCGGCGACGCCGACGTCGCCATCGTCATCCGGACCGCGACGGTCGAGAAGGGCGCGGTCGCGGGTGGCAGCGATAGGGTCACCGTGCGCGCCGGCGCGGGCATCGTGGCCGACAGCGACCCGACCAGCGAGTACGAGGAGACCGAGAAGAAGATGGACGGCGTGCTGGAGGCGCTCCGCCGCGTCGAACAGCAGGCGGCCGCACCCTCACAGGAGGTGTCCAGATGA
- a CDS encoding phosphoribosylanthranilate isomerase yields MTRVKICGLTSEEDVDAAVAAGADALGFVVDVPVDTPREVTVERAAELVAHVPPFVTTVLVTMPEMPGDAIELVREVAPDALQIHSDLAPGDVAYVRATIDVTVLKHVDAANPAEARRYADVADAVLVDSVDEQGAGGTGRTHDWTKTREALADIDVPVVLAGGLTPENVAEAVATVDPFAVDVASGVESSGGVKDHDAMRRFVAAATERRRSLEA; encoded by the coding sequence ATGACGCGGGTGAAGATCTGCGGCCTGACCAGCGAGGAGGACGTCGACGCCGCGGTCGCGGCCGGGGCGGACGCGCTCGGGTTCGTCGTGGACGTGCCCGTGGACACCCCGCGGGAGGTCACGGTCGAACGCGCCGCCGAACTCGTCGCACACGTGCCGCCGTTCGTGACGACCGTCCTCGTGACGATGCCGGAGATGCCCGGCGACGCCATCGAACTCGTCCGTGAGGTCGCCCCCGACGCGCTCCAGATCCACAGCGACCTCGCCCCCGGCGACGTGGCGTACGTCAGGGCGACCATCGACGTGACCGTCCTGAAGCACGTCGACGCCGCGAACCCGGCCGAGGCACGGCGGTACGCCGACGTGGCCGACGCGGTGCTCGTCGACTCGGTGGACGAGCAGGGTGCGGGCGGGACCGGCCGGACCCACGACTGGACGAAGACCCGCGAGGCACTGGCGGACATCGACGTGCCGGTCGTCCTCGCCGGCGGGCTCACCCCCGAGAACGTCGCCGAGGCCGTCGCGACGGTCGACCCCTTCGCGGTCGACGTGGCCTCCGGCGTCGAATCGAGTGGCGGCGTCAAGGACCACGACGCCATGCGGCGGTTCGTCGCCGCCGCGACCGAGCGCCGGAGGTCGCTGGAAGCATGA
- the trpD gene encoding anthranilate phosphoribosyltransferase, whose amino-acid sequence MQDYIERVTDGGDLTQAEARDAARMIFEEATEAQIGALLTALRAKGETEAEIAGFAQGMRDAARRIDPGRRPLVDTCGTGGDDYDTINVSTTSAMVAAGAGIAVAKHGNYSVSSSSGSADVLEVAGVQVDAEPPAVEARIEDDGIGFMLATVFHPAMKAVIGPRKELGMRTLFNVLGPLTNPAGADAQVVGVYDPDLVPVLARALARMEVERALVVHGSGMDEICIHGETVVAEVDGDEITEYTLTPEDLGLERAPVEDVAGGTPEENAEDMTGILRGEVTGAKRDIILANAGAAIYIAGGADTLQAGVAKAREAIDSGAAADKLADLSSVPAR is encoded by the coding sequence ATGCAGGACTACATCGAGCGTGTCACCGACGGCGGTGACCTCACACAGGCGGAGGCGAGGGACGCGGCACGGATGATCTTCGAGGAGGCGACCGAGGCACAGATCGGTGCCCTGCTCACGGCGCTCCGGGCGAAGGGCGAGACGGAGGCCGAGATCGCCGGGTTCGCACAGGGGATGCGCGACGCGGCACGCCGCATCGACCCCGGTCGGCGACCGCTGGTGGACACCTGCGGGACCGGCGGCGACGACTACGACACGATCAACGTCTCGACCACGAGCGCGATGGTCGCGGCGGGGGCCGGCATCGCGGTCGCCAAGCACGGCAACTACTCCGTCTCTTCTTCTTCCGGGAGTGCCGACGTGCTGGAGGTCGCGGGCGTCCAGGTCGACGCCGAACCGCCGGCGGTCGAGGCCCGCATCGAGGACGACGGCATCGGGTTCATGCTCGCGACGGTGTTCCACCCCGCGATGAAGGCCGTCATCGGCCCGCGCAAGGAACTTGGCATGCGGACGCTGTTCAACGTGCTCGGCCCGCTGACGAACCCGGCCGGGGCCGACGCACAGGTCGTCGGCGTCTACGACCCCGACCTCGTTCCCGTACTCGCCCGCGCACTCGCACGCATGGAGGTCGAACGCGCCCTCGTCGTCCACGGCTCCGGCATGGACGAGATATGCATCCACGGCGAGACGGTCGTCGCGGAGGTCGACGGCGACGAGATAACGGAGTACACGCTCACGCCCGAGGACCTCGGGCTGGAGCGCGCTCCCGTCGAAGACGTGGCGGGCGGGACCCCCGAGGAGAACGCCGAAGACATGACGGGCATCCTCCGGGGCGAGGTCACGGGCGCGAAACGAGACATCATCCTCGCCAACGCGGGCGCGGCCATCTACATCGCGGGCGGCGCCGACACCCTGCAGGCAGGCGTCGCGAAGGCCCGCGAGGCCATCGACTCCGGCGCGGCCGCCGACAAACTGGCCGACCTCAGCTCGGTACCCGCGCGATGA
- a CDS encoding TOBE domain-containing protein: MALSARNRIHGTVRTVETSGLMAEVVVETPDGQTVTAIITSGSVERLGIAAGDEVDAVVKATEVMIETA; the protein is encoded by the coding sequence ATGGCACTCAGTGCACGCAACCGCATCCACGGGACCGTCAGGACAGTCGAGACATCGGGCCTGATGGCCGAGGTCGTCGTCGAGACACCGGACGGACAGACCGTCACGGCCATCATCACCAGCGGGTCGGTAGAGCGTCTCGGCATCGCCGCGGGGGACGAGGTCGACGCCGTGGTGAAGGCGACCGAAGTGATGATCGAGACGGCGTAG
- a CDS encoding DUF1059 domain-containing protein, translating to MPKRLQCIIPGCDATIDGLTEEQVLAQVETHITRDHPDLELDAQATDSIRANIEDVGDE from the coding sequence ATGCCCAAGCGACTCCAGTGTATCATCCCCGGTTGCGACGCCACTATCGACGGCCTGACCGAGGAGCAGGTGCTCGCACAGGTCGAGACGCACATCACGCGGGACCACCCGGACCTCGAACTCGACGCACAGGCCACCGACTCGATCCGCGCGAACATCGAAGACGTCGGGGACGAGTAG
- a CDS encoding DUF21 domain-containing protein yields MDTIVWTSAATVAVLLACSAFFSSSETAIFSLPVATIEADEATGDRKSARLAELRDDPHRLLVTLLVGNNIVNMAISSVITVALVETVSAGAAVTVATLVASSVVLVFGEIVPKSYGLGNARSWARRVARPLYLVELVLLPLVVLFDVLTRRLSGVLGGETALEEQFDDDPNTP; encoded by the coding sequence ATGGACACCATCGTCTGGACCAGCGCCGCCACAGTCGCCGTCCTGCTCGCCTGTAGCGCTTTCTTCTCCAGCAGTGAGACGGCCATCTTCTCGCTCCCCGTCGCGACCATCGAGGCCGACGAGGCGACCGGCGACCGGAAATCTGCCCGGCTCGCCGAACTCCGGGACGACCCACACCGGCTGCTGGTCACGCTGCTCGTCGGGAACAACATCGTGAACATGGCCATCTCCAGCGTCATCACGGTCGCGCTGGTCGAGACGGTCTCCGCGGGTGCCGCCGTCACGGTCGCCACGCTGGTCGCCAGTTCGGTCGTGCTCGTCTTCGGCGAGATCGTCCCGAAGTCCTACGGGCTGGGCAACGCCCGGTCGTGGGCGCGCCGGGTCGCCCGCCCGCTCTACCTCGTCGAGCTGGTACTCCTCCCGCTCGTGGTCCTGTTCGACGTGCTGACCCGGCGGCTCAGCGGGGTGCTGGGCGGCGAGACCGCGCTGGAGGAACAGTTCGACGACGACCCGAACACGCCGTGA